The Coccidioides posadasii str. Silveira chromosome 3, complete sequence genome contains a region encoding:
- a CDS encoding uncharacterized protein (EggNog:ENOG410PFXU~COG:S~BUSCO:5332at33183), producing the protein MEFDPKIPPILTSERQTFAYISALERWPVILTGAIDDLHRSLIKLPDHEEDKRKEGKDIVSQLAALKYELLHNRKLTPLEDDGEGDIETYNKELEERGELTWFNAPWLFTECYLYRRINVLFSRAEYWKDYDIFMRQKMSTFKSSRPAVLELGARYRHLDKEIKANHSGEQIEKADELLFAEMCEICLWGNATDLSLLTSLTYEDIQKLQGAKARKAAEENIIVNDLPAAFAVLNNARKTKKNQERRVDIVLDNAGFELFVDLILAGYLLLSDLATTVVLHPKSIPWFVSDVVPKDFGDLVSVLADPQAFFTAPEDKHDPKSNDKPAPPLTENEVAELQFLFSQWSQFHADGKLIIRPNRFWTTAGSYWRIPSEEPDLCNDLKESELVLFKGDLNYRKLTGDAHWDPTTPFSNAIGPLGPGSGIRTLALRTCKADVVVGLPEGEDERIRQTPGGGADSGARKWAWGGEWAVVQFCDGKA; encoded by the exons ATGGAATTCGATCCCAAAATCC CTCCGATTCTCACATCGGAACGACAAACGTTCGCATATATTTCCGCGCTTGAGAGATGGCCTGTTATTCTG ACGGGCGCCATTGACGACCTCCATCGCTCTCTCATCAAACTTCCTGATCATGAAGAGGACAAGCGCAAAGAGGGAAAGGACATTGTCTCGCAACTCGCGGCGTTGAAATACGAACTGTTACACAATAGGAAATTGAC GCCTTTAGAGGATGATGGCGAAGGCGATATCGAGACATACAATAAGGAGCTAGAGGAAAGAGGAGAATTGACCTGGTTCAATGCGCCATGGCTCTTCACAGAATGCTATCTCT ACAGGCGGATAAACGTCCTATTCTCGCGCGCAGAGTACTGGAAGGACTATGATATTTTCATGCGTCAGAAAATGTCTACATTTAAGTCGTCACGCCCCGCAGTTCTCGAGCTTGGTGCGAGATATAGACATCTAGACAAGGAGATCAAGGCAAATCATTCCGGCGAACAGATAGAAAAAGCAGATGAATTACTCTTCGCGGAAATGTGCGAGATTTGTCTCTGGGGAAATGCAACTGATCTATCCCTTCTCACATCACTCACATACGAAGATATACAGAAGCTCCAAGGTGCGAAAGCGCGCAAAGCGGCTGAAGAGAATATCATAGTCAATGATCTTCCCGCGGCCTTTGCTGTCTTGAATAACGCCCGGAAGACCAAAAAGAATCAAGAGCGCCGCGTGGACATCGTTCTCGACAACGCCGGCTTTGAACTATTCGTTGACCTGATTCTCGCTGGATATCTTCTCCTTTCTGATCTTGCCACGACGGTGGTCCTTCATCCCAAGTCTATCCCTTGGTTTGTTTCCGATGTGGTACCCAAGGACTTCGGAGATCTAGTTTCCGTCCTCGCCGACCCTCAAGCCTTCTTCACAGCTCCAGAAGACAAGCACGATCCGAAGAGCAACGATAAACCTGCCCCGCCGCTCACAGAAAACGAAGTTGCTGAGCTACAGTTTTTATTTAGCCAATGGAGCCAATTCCATGCGGACGGGAAGTTGATCATCCGGCCGAATCGGTTCTGGACTACAGCAGGAAGTTACTGGCGAATCCCAAGCGAAGAGCCAGATTTGTGCAATGACCTGAAAGAGAGTGAACTAGTTTTATTTAAAGGAGATTTGAATTATAGAAAGTTGACCGGAGAT GCCCACTGGGACCCAACAACGCCATTCTCTAATGCAATCGGCCCTCTGGGACCCGGATCAGGAATCCGCACTCTTGCCCTTCGCACCTGTAAGGCTGATGTGGTGGTTGGACTTCCTGAAGGCGAAGATGAGCGCATCCGTCAGACTCCAGGGGGCGGAGCAGATTCAGGGGCTCGGAAATGGGCATGGGGGGGGGAATGGGCCGTTGTGCAGTTTTGCGACGGAAAGGCTTGA
- the UGA1 gene encoding 4-aminobutyrate transaminase (EggNog:ENOG410PHBB~COG:E~BUSCO:4738at33183), with translation MASIFRSSAQIRAAARTGNRAFSAHHALRASAAASVKAGTSAEKPFFPNEPAGPTVKTAIPGPKSQQKIAELDRVFDTRALNMLVDYSSSVGNYIADPDGNVLLDVYSQIASIPVGYNNPNLLEATKSPEMASALINRPALGNFPSQDWAHILETGLLRVAPKGMNQVFTSTTGSDANETAYKAAFMYHAQQKRGGPEVEFTNDEISSTMVNQAPGSPNYSIMSFQSAFHGRLFGSLSTTRSKAIHKLDIPAFDWPKAPFPSLKYPLEDFAAENAQEEQRCLQEAERIIKEFHNPVAAVVVEPVQSEGGDNHASPAFFQGLREITKRNNVLLIVDEVQTGLGATGKFWAHDHWNLQTPPDIVTFSKKAQAAGYFYGNPALRPNKPFRQFNTWMGDPARALIFRAIVQEIERLNLVQNTAVTGDYLFSGLERLGQQYPGQFQNLRGKGQGTFIAWDSPQRDAVLKKGKQVGINIGGCGEAAVRLRPMLIFQKHHADILLESLEKIVKS, from the exons ATGGCCTCAATTTTCCGCTCATCCGCTCAAATTAGAGCTGCTGCTCGCACAGGCAATCGAGCTTTCTCTGCACATCATGCACTCCGCGCTAGCGCAGCGGCGTCTGTCAAGGCTGGGACATCCGCAGAGAAGCCATTTTTCCCCAATGAGCCCGCTGGGCCTACCGTCAAGACAGCTATCCCTGGCCCCAAAAGCCAGCAGAAGATTGCGGAGCTCGATCGCGTTTTTGATACTAGAGCTCTAAATATGCTGGTGGACTACAGCTCTTCGGTCGGAAACTA TATCGCTGATCCCGATGGAAATGTTCTGctggatgt GTACTCCCAGATTGCCTCCATCCCCGTTGGCTACAATAACCCCAATCTCCTCGAAGCTACAAAATCGCCAGAGATGGCCAGTGCCTTGATCAATCGGCCGGCCTTGGGCAATTTCCCTTCGCAAGACTGGGCTCACATCCTGGAAACTGGTCTTCTCCGTGTCGCCCCCAAGGGCATGAATCAAGTGTTCACCTCCACCACCGGCTCTGACGCAAACGAGACCGCATACAAGGCCGCCTTCATGTATCATGCGCAGCAAAAACGTGGAGGACCAGAAGTCGAGTTCACCAACGATGAAATCTCGTCCACTATGGTCAACCAGGCCCCCGGTTCGCCAAACTACTCTATCATGTCCTTCCAGTCTGCCTTCCATGGACGTCTCTTCGGCAGTCTTTCCACTACTCGAAGCAAGGCCATCCACAAGCTTGATATCCCTGCCTTTGACTGGCCCAAGGCGCCTTTCCCTTCCTTGAAATATCCTCTTGAGGATTTCGCCGCTGAGAACGCACAGGAGGAACAGCGCTGCCTCCAGGAAGCTGAGAGGATCATCAAAGAGTTCCACAACCCCGTGGCTGCCGTTGTAGTCGAACCAGTCCAATCCGAGGGCGGCGACAACCATGCTTCTCCGGCCTTCTTCCAGGGCCTTCGTGAAATTACAAAGCGAAACAACGTGCTTCTCATTGTTGACGAAGTGCAAACCGGTCTTGGCGCCACCGGAAAATTCTGGGCTCACGACCACTGGAACCTTCAGACTCCTCCGGACATTGTCACCTTCTCGAAGAAAGCTCAAGCTGCGGGATACTTTTATGGTAACCCAGCTCTAAGACCCAACAAGCCATTCCGCCAATTCAACACCTGGATGGGTGATCCCGCTCGTGCTCTTATCTTCCGAGCTATCGTTCAGGAGATTGAGCGGCTTAATCTCGTTCAGAACACTGCTGTCACCGGCGATTATCTTTTCTCTGGATTGGAGCGCCTCGGTCAGCAATACCCTGGCCAATTCCAGAACCTCCGCGGCAAGGGACAAGGTACATTCATCGCCTGGGACAGCCCACAGCGAGATGCTGTCCTGAAGAAGGGTAAGCAGGTTGGAATCAACATCGGAGGCTGCGGAGAGGCTGCTGTCAGATTGCGACCAATGTTGATCTTCCAGAAACACCACG CCGACATCCTCCTCGAATCTCTGGAGAAGATTGTGAAGTCTTAG
- a CDS encoding uncharacterized protein (EggNog:ENOG410PHYB~COG:S~TransMembrane:6 (i101-119o125-148i160-179o191-208i335-354o360-383i)), with protein sequence MADMAIHHTEPALTHHPPAKSGQQADAASSTSTTFDHKGASRMPTYISSGSEERESKLPQQLLSRRSSIDIDDYFVGPRNLDRHSKWPTFLRLHGSVMPRMIIPLILMSGWATLITVITKFVHKLGVSSILLTVLGFVVGLSLSLRSSTAYERYAEGRKYWALLMQSSRTLARIIWIHNEEREGEEGKEDILAKLTGINLIVAFAVALKHKLRFEPNIAYDDLADLVGHLDTFAKEAHDPNDCGTRSVGGLKAIGQYLSVPMAISNPRKAIKKSKKPLGNLPVEILSYLSAYVDELMNEGKIRLPVYQSQAGTALYAMEEVMTGTERVLNTPLPLAYTILISQITWIYVLILPFQLVEDLGWITIPGCVVATYIIQGIAAICAEIENPFGNDVNDLPLDIFCEQLAADLDVITSSPPPKPQDFISRRNNLVLQPLSKSGVDAWRQRSIEDLRAALKAKATVAPATMAISGSRGQVLGANRISSDVP encoded by the exons ATGGCTGATATGGCTATACATCATACAGAGCCGGCTCTAACTCACCACCCACCTGCGAAGAGTGGTCAACAGGCCGACGCCGCATCGTCTACTAGCACGACATTCGATCACAAGGGGGCATCGCGTATGCCAACTTATATAAGCAGTGGCTCTGAAGAACGAGAAAGCAAGCTCCCTCAACAACTACTGTCCAGGAGATCAAGCATTGATATTGATGATTATTTT GTTGGACCACGAAACCTCGATCGACATTCAAAATGGCCTACTTTCCTTCGATTGCACGGCAGTGTTATGCCGCGTATGATCATTCCTTTGATTTTAATGTCCGGTTGGGCCACCTTGATCACTGTCATTACAAAATTTGTCCATAAGC TGGGAGTGTCGTCCATTTTACTTACTGTTCTCGGTTTTGTCGTCggtctttctctttctcttcgaAGTTCAACAGCATATGAAAG ATATGCCGAAGGTCGAAAGTACTGGGCCCTATTGATGCAATCATCTCGAACATTGGCTCGCATCATCTGGATCCATAACGAAGAAcgagagggagaagaaggaaaagaagatatattGGCCAAATT AACTGGGATTAACCTTATCGTCGCGTTTGCGGTTGCGTTGAAACATAAACTACGGTTTGAGCCTAATATCGCATACGATGACCTTGCCGACCTCGTAGGCCACTTGGATACATTTGCTAAGGAAGCCCATGACCCTAACGACTGCGGAACCCGAAGTGTTGGTGGCCTAAAGGCCATCGGACAATATCTTAGCGTCCCAATGGCAATTTCGAACCCGCGAAAAGCAATTAAGAAATCGAAGAAGCCTCTTGGAAACTTGCCAGTGGAGATCCTGTCATATTTATCTGCTTACGTAGATGAACTGATGAACGAAGGCAAGATTAGGCTGCCGGTTTACCAGTCTCAGGCCG GTACTGCTTTGTACGCTATGGAGGAGGTCATGACTGGCACGGAACGTGTTCTCAACACCCCACTGCCCCTTGCGTACACGATCCTTATCTCGCAGATCACATGGATCTACGTGCTCATTTTGCCATTCCAACTCGTTGAGGACTTGGGATGGATCACCATCCCAGGCTGTGTCG TCGCTACATACATTATCCAGGGTATCGCTGCCATCTGCGCCGAAATTGAGAATCCATTCGGCAATGATGTCAATGACCTGCCTCTCGACATCTTCTGTGAGCAGTTAGCGGCTGACCTCGATGTCATCACTTCCTCACCACCACCGAAACCTCAAGATTTTATCTCCCGGCGCAACAATCTCGTCCTTCAGCCTCTAAGTAAGAGTGGTGTGGATGCCTGGAGACAGCGCAGCATCGAGGACCTCCGTGCTGCATTGAAGGCAAAAGCTACGGTCGCGCCAGCAACTATGGCCATTTCAGGTTCGAGAGGGCAAGTATTGGGTGCAAATCGTATCAGTTCCGATGTGCCGTGA
- the PPT1 gene encoding Palmitoyl-protein thioesterase 1 (EggNog:ENOG410PGEW~COG:T~BUSCO:4866at33183): MVLCGLIAAFFSGQANIKLEAYGYAIADATKAIELDPSYVKAYWRRAVANTAILNSREALKDFKTVVRKAPNDRDAKLKLAECEKLVRRIEFEKAIEVAEPPSAFEGLDIEAIKVEESYDGVHLGDEMTQEFIDDMIERFKNGKKIHKKYAYKIVKAVKDLVYDEPTMVEIGVEEGTKLTVCGDTHGQYFDLLEIFRLNGFPSDTHAYLFNGDFVDRGSWSTEIALLLFAYKWLRPNKFFLNRGNHETDDMNRVYGFEGECKAKYTERLFKVFSESFSALPLATLIGEKYLVLHGGLFSDDDITLDDIRKLNRHNQRQPGQSGLMMEMLWTDPQTDPGRGPSKRGVGLQFGPDVTKRFCDKNGLKAVIRSHEVRMEGYEVEHNGRCITVFSAPKYCDNTENKGAYINVDPKLELEFHKFDAVPHPDIKPMAYAQNSIMSLM, encoded by the exons ATGGTTCTATGTGGGCTAATTGCGGCTTTCTTCTCTGGGCAGGCGAACATCAAACTGGAAGCGTATGGCTATGCTATCGCGGATGCGACCAAGGCGATCGAGTTGGATCCCTCATATGTCAAG GCGTACTGGAGACGAGCCGTTGCGAATACCGCCATCCTCAATTCCAGGGAAGCCCTGAAAGACTTTAAAACCGTTGTCAGAAAGGCCCCAAACGATCGCGATGCGAAACTTAAACTGGCGGAATGTGAGAAGCTGGTGCGAAGGATTGAGTTCGAGAAGGCCATCGAGGTCGCGGAGCCGCCGTCTGCATTTGAGGGGCTTGATATCGAGGCGATAAAAGTGGAGGAGTCCTACGATGGCGTGCATCTCGGAGATGAAATGACGCAAGAATTCATAGATGATATGATCGAGCGGTTTAAGAACGGGAAGAAGATCCATAAGAAATACGCGTATAAGATCGTGAAGGCGGTGAAGGATCTTGTCTATGACGAGCCGACTATGGTGGAAATTGGTGTTGAAGAGGGAACAAAACTGACTGTCTGCGGAGATACACATG GTCAATATTTTGATCTCCTGGAAATCTTTAGACTCAACGGTTTCCCTTCGGATACTCACGCATACTTGTTCAACGGTGACTTTGTCGACAGAGGATCTTGGTCAACGGAGAtcgctcttcttcttttcgcATACAAATGGCTGCGGCCCAACAAATTCTTCCTAAACCGTGGAAACCATGAGACGGATGATATGAATCGCGTCTACGGATTCGAGGGCGAATGCAAGGCCAAATACACCGAGCGCCTCTTCAAAGTCTTTTCCGAGTCATTCTCCGCGCTTCCACTCGCCACGTTGATCGGAGAAAAATACCTTGTTCTCCATGGAGGTCTCTTCTCAGATGACGACATTACTCTTGACGATATCAGAAAGCTCAACAGACATAACCAGAGACAACCCGGCCAGTCTGGATTGATGATGGAGATGCTATGGACCGATCCGCAAACCGACCCAGGTCGCGGCCCGAGTAAACGAGGTGTGGGATTGCAGTTTGGTCCCGACGTGACAAAACGGTTCTGTGACAAGAACGGCCTGAAGGCCGTCATCAGAAGTCACGAAGTGAGAATGGAGGGTTATGAGGTTGAGCACAATGGCCGGTGTATTACAG TCTTCTCCGCACCTAAATATTGCGACAACACTGAGAACAAGGGCGCATATATCAATGTTGACCCAAAATTGGAGCTCGAATTCCACAAGTTTGATGCTGTTCCTCATCCTGATATTAAACCAATG GCTTACGCTCAAAATTCCATCATGTCGCTGATGTAA
- a CDS encoding uncharacterized protein (EggNog:ENOG410PRZZ~BUSCO:16165at33183), with protein sequence MAKRKRNSTAEGAGKKKTPDTTITFISRKPEWAYIHLELVTQPPSSNSEPLDLLTAKTYLTSALSQFLGLSGTAIPFDILKLQAESLPVGAASARRKTRNTLWIRVPHGDAAALIAAVSSWVGGSSGDGGSSVAWKIRAKGSWLGALVGGTGRELFAQ encoded by the exons ATggcgaagaggaagagaaacAGTACAGCCGAGGGGGCTggtaaaaagaaaacaccCGACACAACGATCACGTTCATCTCCCGTAAACCAGAATGGGCGTATATACATCTCGAGCT GGTAACTCAACCTCCCAGCTCCAATTCAGAACCCCTTGACCTCCTTACCGCTAAAACATATTTGACCTCCGCCTTATCCCAGTTCCTTGGCCTCTCGGGTACCGCCATACCCTTTGATATATTAAAACTCCAGGCCGAAAGCCTACCCGTTGGTGCAGCATCGGCAAGAAGGAAGACGCGGAATACCCTATGGATCAGAGTCCCTCACGGCGATGCTGCAGCTCTAATTGCAGCCGTGAGCTCGTGGGTGGGCGGTTCAAGCGGAGACGGAGGCTCAAGCGTGGCGTGGAAGATTAGGGCAAAGGGAAGCTGGTTAGGTGCCTTGGTGGGAGGCACGGgaagagagctttttgcacAGTAA
- a CDS encoding uncharacterized protein (EggNog:ENOG410PPK6~COG:S) — protein MLGWLAGAGRGEGVDAPETPAPAFAYKAFKNALLGTPAEIDEDRELTIPLKPLENTYQRSDNLIKKLEKARSYAKDKSQPREPLPPPKEAAQPMASPAKSILVTPGTAAGRRKTVSFGEGVIDNERKRSTLGLSPKKDLLSGNISRQWPAPTSDLSRKNRSKPSQSSQSSLNAQEHKPCEEDDLFNITEKKKTTPTEKPATPTPQISQDPVEEADDDPTTNLNEPHSQSGKFWKAEYESYRTKSDREIKKLLEYRALTKSFARKKDEQVSRLTDKLRQEEEKLQVMEHHLAEIAAKMADNINTGEPKDEAMVKELSQQTALTLQHKHKAASLRRTLERHGVLDSDESSHDDDPKQDAVVRKLREVQAELDLANARLKSHGRSDDLKRLQTLVESSEKKARELDSENLSLKQDLAKIKKEISTYEGRRVSKEARLKRKQENLERRVKEYSERLRDSSKAHWEAQDALKKTFEAEKREMQDIIDSLRSELAAVEKRASTNNRTLPDPGRTSGRQSSPSKQEVDATQHREHRSSHQNGQSRANPTTNNTERERERERERSVPRHSSRPSNADLRPQRPRDNIQISPLRDLNSRDDAAMLTDLGGDDDVPPNILKRRQNNLDLLAAAKLLPPQRCRSASPKKSTTQEDYVRTTLSPRPSMVYMELDERKKSANFRPRPAKNTNDKTPRQKASKTSGLNRQMSLVPDFHLPASTAAEAFALAHPERSASAKARLQRSSEDAKKARAQGKENVYTAV, from the coding sequence AGCGAAGCgataatcttattaaaaAGCTTGAGAAAGCCAGATCCTACGCGAAGGATAAATCCCAACCGCGAGAGCCCTTGCCGCCACCGAAAGAGGCAGCCCAACCCATGGCTTCTCCGGCAAAAAGTATTCTGGTTACACCCGGGACAGCGGCGGGGCGGAGAAAGACTGTATCATTTGGTGAAGGCGTCATTGATAACGAGCGCAAACGATCTACCCTTGGCCTAAGCCCAAAGAAGGACCTACTCTCCGGAAACATCAGTCGACAATGGCCCGCTCCAACCTCGGACCTGTCAAGGAAAAATCGAAGCAAACCTTCCCAATCTTCCCAATCTTCCCTAAATGCGCAAGAGCACAAGCCCTGCGAAGAAGACGATCTTTTTAACATCacagagaaaaagaaaactacCCCTACCGAAAAGCCTGCCACACCTACTCCACAAATTTCCCAGGATCCTGTCGAAGAGGCTGATGATGATCCTACCACAAATCTAAATGAGCCTCACTCGCAGTCAGGGAAATTTTGGAAGGCTGAATATGAGAGCTATAGAACGAAATCTGATCGCGAAATCAAAAAGCTGCTCGAGTACCGGGCACTAACAAAGTCGTTTGCAAGGAAAAAAGATGAGCAAGTCAGCCGTCTAACGGATAAACTGAggcaggaggaggagaagctCCAAGTTATGGAGCATCATCTTGCCGAAATTGCTGCCAAAATGGCTGACAACATCAATACTGGAGAACCCAAGGATGAAGCCATGGTTAAGGAGCTTTCTCAACAAACCGCATTGACATTGCAACATAAGCACAAGGCAGCCAGTCTACGACGAACACTCGAACGACATGGGGTCTTGGACAGTGATGAAAGCTCTCATGACGATGACCCAAAACAGGATGCTGTGGTGCGGAAGCTTCGTGAAGTACAGGCAGAGTTAGACCTAGCCAACGCTCGGTTAAAATCTCACGGTCGGTCGGATGACCTTAAAAGGCTGCAAACACTTGTTGAAAgctcagaaaagaaagctcgTGAGCTTGACAGCGAGAACTTGTCTCTCAAACAAGATCTTGCAAAGATCAAAAAGGAAATCTCAACTTACGAAGGGAGACGGGTATCTAAAGAGGCAAGATTAAAGCGGAAACAAGAAAATCTTGAGCGTCGAGTTAAAGAATATAGCGAGCGACTCAGGGATTCTTCAAAGGCTCATTGGGAAGCACAAGATGCACTAAAAAAGACATTTGAAGCcgagaagagagaaatgCAAGACATTATTGATTCATTAAGAAGCGAGCTAGCCGCAGTCGAAAAACGAGCTTCCACAAATAATCGCACTCTTCCCGACCCAGGCAGGACTTCAGGTCGACAGTCATCCCCAAGCAAACAGGAAGTTGATGCTACACAACATCGGGAACACAGATCATCCCACCAGAACGGACAAAGCCGGGCCAACCCAACAACGAACAACActgaaagagaaagagaaagagaaagagaaagaagcgTACCGCGGCATTCATCCAGACCAAGCAATGCGGACCTCCGGCCGCAACGTCCTAGAgataatattcagatatctCCACTGCGCGACTTAAATAGCCGCGACGACGCGGCCATGCTAACAGATTTAGGCGGCGATGACGACGTCCCACCTAATATACTCAAGCGCCGCCAGAACAACCTGGATCTTCTAGCAGCTGCTAAATTGCTGCCTCCCCAACGCTGTCGTTCAGCTTCCCCGAAAAAGTCTACCACTCAAGAGGACTACGTAAGGACTACTCTCTCGCCCAGACCCTCCATGGTTTACATGGAACTTGatgaaaggaaaaaaagcgCCAACTTTCGTCCTCGCCCGGCAAAAAATACAAACGATAAAACTCCACGACAAAAAGCCAGCAAAACGTCTGGTTTAAATCGACAAATGTCCCTAGTGCCAGACTTCCATTTGCCCGCCAGTACTGCAGCCGAAGCTTTTGCACTCGCGCACCCTGAACGGTCCGCGAGTGCGAAAGCGCGGCTTCAACGTAGCAGCGAGGATGCAAAGAAAGCTCGGGCTCAAGGGAAAGAGAACGTATACACGGCAGTTTGA
- a CDS encoding uncharacterized protein (EggNog:ENOG410PXAP), which translates to METPTPTAPVAPVVRKSPQNSTNSTSKDKNGDQPEQTQKKAPRKNSQDAQSADNITLPVPSQCHWSLHNLPDILYQLNPTDGAARKSDPVQLKPSPYYGQAPIRVFDILPDRISSNVEDWRVEAWLRLDRRIRLKDITARMAPDFAMTTNALQQRNVRFRQLFNIVSWGKGNKLTENHREKIHKMLEERGIDLSLNTTRGITPGLIDPNDPGKGRIPFDKNYLKNIQDQEERARKRAADNAKNSAASFEVKTTPTSSPITSCVGYTAGQNGYAANSPSGYPEFSAAAQENKGHNEQCDEDTEGSNNAYADDINEDGGNEYKGDEANRADRDRRYGANSEGSDGGDASQYNENEGGDEDGDSHDDKPKTNGDEPEESSGDETDSSDDSDYAPDDDDSSNKAKASNNHHVAGKHLLSTGGKRLPGQTDNKQIVIKRKARDEHYTGAGPSNSANPARKKQKLTLLEEQQQAAHQIVSCPQCDRQLKLKDVEFHIQRCRGGFQGLKKVQPPRSLPTPLPAPRKQPTNSQMPGHAQLPQVRPIHFPAPSRVRHLQSQPAAETPRAQMFARRGFKILKPHGQSIQSAQPKRKREEPHEPDAERCKRQRQNVQNPEKPPSPKKPANEIPNRPEPQNLTKARDLTEAEETEETVWGTFVWKHTGINTLNPPTEMPPLVPDEPYISASPYANYVLEERMRCLLPVAGALERVLGTAIQINWSEWLNLRTTYDPRRQENILHEDQEMLKAILTEKEYLTLMSLFGKSKDIPWPDEVGKPKDASWLDKELEHSLGQDEFGKSEEGPWPDES; encoded by the exons ATGGAGACTCCAACACCCACAGCGCCTGTGGCTCCCGTGGTCCGTAAATCGCCTCAAAACTCTACAAACAGTACTTCAAAGGACAAGAATGGAGATCAGCCAGAGCAAACTC AGAAAAAAGCCCCAAGGAAAAATAGTCAGGACGCGCAGAGCGCAGACAATATTACATTACCGGTGCCATCACAATGCCATTGGTCGTTGCATAATCTGCCGGATATCTTGTATCAGCTGAACCCGACAGACGGAGCTGCTCGAAAAAGTGATCCGGTACAATTAAAGCCATCTCCCTATTACGGTCAAGCACCAATCCGAGTCTTCGATATCCTGCCAGATAGAATCTCGTCAAACGTTGAGGATTGGCGTGTCGAAGCGTGGCTACGTTTAGATAGACGCATACGCCTTAAGGATATTACTGCTAGAATGGCTCCGGATTTCGCGATGACAACCAATGCCTTGCAGCAGCGGAACGTACGATTTCGCCAACTATTCAACATTGTCTCCTGGGGCAAAGGTAACAAGCTTACAGAAAATCATAGAGAAAAAATCCATAAGATGTTAGAAGAGCGAGGCATTGACCTTAGCCTTAATACAACCCGGGGTATAACCCCAGGCCTCATTGATCCCAATGACCCTGGCAAAGGGAGGATTCCCTTTGATAAAAATTACTTAAAAAATATCCAAGACCAGGAGGAGAGAGCCAGGAAAAGGGCAGCAGATAATGCGAAGAACTCCGCAGCAAGCTTCGAGGTCAAGACGACGCCAACTTCAAGCCCGATCACGAGCTGCGTCGGTTATACTGCTGGCCAAAACGGATATGCTGCGAATTCTCCTTCGGGTTACCCCGAATTCTCGGCTGCTGCGCAAGAAAATAAGGGCCATAACGAACAATGCGATGAAGATACTGAAGGCTCCAACAACGCTTATGCCGATGATATCAATGAAGATGGAGGCAACGAATATAAAGGCGACGAAGCCAATAGAGCCGATAGAGATCGCAGGTATGGCGCCAACAGTGAGGGAAGCGATGGCGGAGACGCCAGCCAATATAATGAAAATGAAGGGGGTGATGAGGACGGCGATAGTCACGACGACAAGCCTAAAACCAATGGCGACGAGCCTGAAGAGTCGTCTGGGGATGAAACCGATAGCAGCGATGACAGCGATTACGCTCCGGACGATGACGACTCCTCGAACAAAGCGAAGGCGAGCAACAACCACCACGTGGCAGGAAAGCACCTACTTTCCACGGGCGGCAAAAGACTTCCTGGACAAACAGATAATAAACAGATAGTCATCAAACGCAAGGCCCGGGATGAGCATTATACGGGGGCTGGTCCTTCGAATAGCGCGAACCCGGCTCGAAAGAAGCAAAAGTTGACATTGCTTGAAGAACAACAACAAGCAGCTCATCAGATTGTATCCTGCCCACAGTGCGATCGGCAACTGAAACTTAAAGATGTTGAATTTCACATCCAGCGTTGTCGAGGAGGCTTCCAGGGGCTCAAGAAAGTGCAGCCACCACGAAGTCTGCCAACTCCGTTACCGGCACCGAGGAAGCAGCCAACTAATTCTCAGATGCCCGGACACGCGCAGCTACCACAGGTTCGGCCAATTCATTTCCCAGCACCCAGCCGAGTAAGACATCTACAAAGTCAACCAGCTGCAGAAACGCCAAGGGCACAAATGTTTGCTAGAAGGGGATTTAAAATTCTTAAACCCCATGGTCAATCAATACAGTCAGCTCAGCCAAAACGGAAGCGTGAGGAACCACACGAACCGGATGCTGAGAGATGCAAGCGCCAGCGACAGAATGTTCAAAATCCCGAAAAGCCACCCTCTCCAAAGAAACCTGCAAACGAGATTCCGAATCGCCCAGAGCCACAAAATCTCACAAAGGCCAGAGACCTCACCGAAGCCGAAGAAACTGAAGAAACTGTTTGGGGCACCTTCGTATGGAAACACACAGGTATCAATACTCTGAATCCGCCAACAGAGATGCCCCCGCTGGTGCCTGATGAACCTTATATCTCGGCCTCTCCCTACGCCAACTATGTTCTCGAGGAACGAATGAGGTGCCTACTACCAGTCGCGGGAGCTCTTGAACGTGTGCTTGGAACTGCTATACAAATCAATTGGTCAGAGTGGTTGAATCTGCGAACTACCTACGATCCTCGTCGCCAAGAGAACATCCTCCACGAAGATCAGGAAATGTTAAAAGCGATCCTTACGGAAAAGGAATATTTGACCTTGATGTCTTTGTTCGGGAAATCAAAAGATATACCTTGGCCTGACGAAGTTGGGAAACCAAAGGATGCATCTTGGCTAGACAAGGAATTAGAACATAGCCTTGGGCAAGATGAGTTCGGGAAATCAGAAGAAGGGCCTTGGCCAGACGAGTCCTGA